ATTAAGGTTCAGTGCAGTACATTATTTTAGATTTGTAGAAAAAAAGTGATTTACCTCGAGTGCAGGCCGTTCCTTCAAATCCTGGCTGGCATCCTACACTACAATCTCCGCCTAATCTATTACAAGTGTTGTTCACGCAGTTTTTGCTGCAGGGCATGTCACAAATCTTACCATGGAACCCGTTTATACATCCTAAGATGCAATGTCCTGTTTTCCAGTGACATTCACCATTTAAACAATTCTTGCTACATTCGTTTTCACAATATGTACCGTAACTTGTCTTCTTACTACAATCATTTAAACATTGACCATCATTTTGAATGCATACGGGTACTCCATTTCTTCTTCCGCAGTTTATACTACAATTTTCTAAGCATCTGATGCCGTATCTTCCGTCGGTACACTTCAAGCAATCTCCGCTAGTTTGGTTACAACTTAAACAATTAAGATCACATGATTTCTCACACTCCCTTCCCCATAATCCCATAATACAGCCGTGTAGACAAAATCCATTTGTTGTATTGCATTCGTTAAGTGAACAGTTAGGTGAACAAGGTCCACATCGCTTGTGTTTCAGCTGATCAATTAGACCATTTGTTGGATAGTAACCCTTGTTACACATAATACAGCCTTCATATTGATAGTTTTCGTCTGCTAAGCATGCCGAACAATAACTATCGTAGACATTGCAACGCCATGAACATTTTCTTCCAAAATATCCTTCTTCACAGCCTTCAGAGCATGCTCCGTCATCAACAGAACACTTTCCATTCTTACAGTGCCTTGGACAAAACGATTTACAATACGAACCCCAAAAACGTCCTTGTAAACATCCGTGTAGACATTGGCCATTTTCTTCGTTACAGCTGTTATTAAAGCATGCCGCACTACAATTTAATTTACATGTTAGATATGTTTCCCCGTTATTGGAACGTTTGCCGTATTTTCCGTGAATGCAAGAAGAACACCTAAAGTGTGATGTTCTGGCACACGTTTTACATTCCTTCGAACACGTTCTATCACACATTGTGTCGTATAAACCGTCGGCGCATTCCTTTTCACAGAAACCATCATGTTGTCTACATTTAGTTCCATATTTGCAGTTAGAACATTCATATTCACAAATAGTGCCTTTGAATCCTGTTTTGCAATATGAACAATTTGTTTCCGATATGCAGCTTAAACAGTTCTCGGGGCATTTTCTATCACAAAGATTGCCAAAGTACCCATCAATACACGATCGACAATATCCACTTCTTCTTTGACATTTTTCTTCACAGTTAGAAGGACATACATTCGAACAGTTTGCTCCAAAATATCCACTATTACAGGCGAAACAGGTACCTTCAGCGTTACAAGTATTAGTTGCACATGTTTCAGGGCATTTAGTTTCACATTGTGCTCCAAAGAATCCTTCAATGCAACTGGTACATGAACCATTTAGTTTGTCACATGTTTTATCATCGCAATTTTGTGGACAACGAATCGAGCATCGAGGTCCCCAATATCCTGACCGACATCTACTACACAGGACATTTGAAGTGCAAATCTCACAGTTCCTTGGACATGCAGAACATTCCTTTCCATGAAATCCCTTTACACAGCTATCACAATTCTCTCCAGTAAATCGGTGTTTGCACGCTTTTATACATGTACCAGTGTCTTTTGTGCATTTATCATCTAAACAGCCTCGGCTACAGGAAGTATTACAATACTCTCCCCAAAATCCAACATCACACGTGTCACAAAGGTGTCCACTATATCCAGGTTTGCAAGTCCGGAAGTGACCGTCATTCTTACTACAGATGTTGCTTTCACAGCCTTCTGGACATATATCATTACAGGATGGACCGTAATGTCCTTGAATGCATTTTTGGCATTTCGTTCCGGAAACACAAAATTTACAAGTCTCTGGACAGGTATGATGACACATATACCCCCAAAATCCTGGTTTACACATTGAACAATAGTTTGAAGACGTGCATTTCAAACAGGTGTTGGGGCAATTTTCACATGTATTACCATTAAGATAGAATCCATCAACGCACGAGTTGCAATAGGGACGTTTATATCCTTGTTTACAGCCATGATCACAGACTCCACGTTGCTTGTCACAAATGTTAGCCTGACAGCCTGTTGAACAATTTTTGTCACAGTTGTAACCGTATTTCCCCAAAACGCACATGTCACATTTCTTACCTTGAAAGTTTTGTCGACAACTACAATGACCATTTTCCATGTTACAAAGTCCATCTTTACAGCCGTCTCTGCATTTCTGCTCACAAGTTTTACCATAATACCAAACAAAACATCTCGTACAAACATCACATGACGCACATGATTCGCAATTTATATCATTGCATCGCCTTTGACAAGTTATGTTCTCTGTATCGATGCAAAATCCAGGCTTGCATTTAGTACAGGTTTTATTTGAAGTACACGCTTCGCAATTCTCGCTGCACTTTAGACTGCAATTCTTGATTTCAAGATACTGTTGATTCACGTACAGGTGTCCGTTGTAGTAGCCGTCTACGCATCGTTCACATATATTGTCGTTATGACAGGTTTCGCAGTTTGTTGGACAGGATAGACTTTGCGCTTTAAAAGACCAACGAAATCATTTTAGATATGCTATGCTATTTCTCTATactgttttatcataattatacttTAAAAGATGTACTATGCTGATCTTTCACTAAACTATTTTGGCATAAAACTTTGATTTAATAATCTTACTGATTCTACTGAAATATGTTTAACTTTGCTTggtatatataaaatactttatttgtaGTGTAATACTTCCACTAATAGTTGCTTAAATTTAGCCTTTTATCGTAATATTGTATTCTACACAAGAGGACTTAGGAACATTTTGATTCAGTATTGTTGGAAGTTGTACATACGTATAAGGTTCCGTTTTACTATcaatattttgtgatatcttcaaataattttatcCATTTATTAACATTGCATGCCAcgaaatgtatttttcattaaaaagatttaaaagcaTCATTACATAGCTCGATTTTGTGAATATCACTAAATATATTTCGTGAtatcattaaataaatttaagatatCGTAAACTACCTAGGCGTTAGTTTTAATATTGATATCAATAACGACACACTAACGTTatgcttttaaaaaattgttgttgCCCAATATTGTCAAAGATGATTTAAGCTCAAAAATTTACATTCGCCGTATTCTTTTCCATTGGAAATAATGACAtttatttcgtatgaacagcaaaaggaaaggcgcgaaagttacgaaAACGTTGCTTGGTGATAACCGGTCGCTACTTTGACGACGTCCGCTTATAGTcaaggagaacgttccttagatgacgtcgcagttgctCCGTCTgctgaacagaatggccgggaagcttaTTTTAATGAACtgtaacaaaatgtgtgcaaCTTATAATTCAAACTTGTTTACGatataatgtaaacataaaaaatgaaacttttttcacTGTTCATGCGACataaacgacagaataggatcggcaaattaaacatgaatcattAGCGCGATTCATGCATTTGCCGGtcctattctgtcgtttatttcACATGAACAgcgaaaacaaatattttgtttcttaataatgttatagatttaaatgaaacatacCTATCAGGAGAATCGAAAAAAATACAAAGGTGCCACTAGGCCATAGTCCGTACGTCGAAATCATCACTGTGTCACAAAGGATGCATTTTGTTTATACATAATAGCCTACTGAAACTTGTTTTGATATACGTATTTTTAAACGAAAACGTGTTGaattaatagtttttaaaataatactgTTGTGTCGTGTCATTTATATACATCAAACACACTTGAATAAAAGAATGTTTCAAGTGGTCTCAATGAGTTGTTAAAACACTTTGATCGTTCGGAAGAAAAGATATATTCTCAGcattgttttgtttcatatttacaagTATCATATATATTGAGTGAAAATCTGACTACCAT
This DNA window, taken from Mercenaria mercenaria strain notata chromosome 19, MADL_Memer_1, whole genome shotgun sequence, encodes the following:
- the LOC123541783 gene encoding multiple epidermal growth factor-like domains protein 10 isoform X2; this encodes MISTYGLWPSGTFVFFSILLIAQSLSCPTNCETCHNDNICERCVDGYYNGHLYVNQQYLEIKNCSLKCSENCEACTSNKTCTKCKPGFCIDTENITCQRRCNDINCESCASCDVCTRCFVWYYGKTCEQKCRDGCKDGLCNMENGHCSCRQNFQGKKCDMCVLGKYGYNCDKNCSTGCQANICDKQRGVCDHGCKQGYKRPYCNSCVDGFYLNGNTCENCPNTCLKCTSSNYCSMCKPGFWGYMCHHTCPETCKFCVSGTKCQKCIQGHYGPSCNDICPEGCESNICSKNDGHFRTCKPGYSGHLCDTCDVGFWGEYCNTSCSRGCLDDKCTKDTGTCIKACKHRFTGENCDSCVKGFHGKECSACPRNCEICTSNVLCSRCRSGYWGPRCSIRCPQNCDDKTCDKLNGSCTSCIEGFFGAQCETKCPETCATNTCNAEGTCFACNSGYFGANCSNVCPSNCEEKCQRRSGYCRSCIDGYFGNLCDRKCPENCLSCISETNCSYCKTGFKGTICEYECSNCKYGTKCRQHDGFCEKECADGLYDTMCDRTCSKECKTCARTSHFRCSSCIHGKYGKRSNNGETYLTCKLNCSAACFNNSCNEENGQCLHGCLQGRFWGSYCKSFCPRHCKNGKCSVDDGACSEGCEEGYFGRKCSWRCNVYDSYCSACLADENYQYEGCIMCNKGYYPTNGLIDQLKHKRCGPCSPNCSLNECNTTNGFCLHGCIMGLWGRECEKSCDLNCLSCNQTSGDCLKCTDGRYGIRCLENCSINCGRRNGVPVCIQNDGQCLNDCSKKTSYGTYCENECSKNCLNGECHWKTGHCILGCINGFHGKICDMPCSKNCVNNTCNRLGGDCSVGCQPGFEGTACTRVTSGINLSVIIGTGSALIVILIGITTTVICKCHKRNRTKPSLEMRERHRNINVDHVEIDNRNDMNSRPNVAAGSSKESGNLDNRNTEARVEYAYIPKTERFLTQVDSSEEVEIESYEDENLRGVEATQTTMFTIHDDGTYYNTAAVLKRRVPIDKLKEFVSKKTMDDFIKEFKELPVGLIKPYGISQTTENFKKNRYRGLYPYDKRRVVIRQNKDDYINASYIDGHNKKNAYIACMGPTTKHMGVDFAVFWEMIWQESVSIIVMLTNLKELGVPKCDKYWPDRGSQGLYGDVQVTCLSEDIMTDYTIRTFTVQKTQKRKLYQMHFTSWPDKGIPESVHSLTDFQNRVNNLNIVTSGPVVVHCSAGIGRTGTYIALDILTKEGRSEKYVDIFACARNMREDRVNMIQTADQYMFLHQSLVHVLTG
- the LOC123541783 gene encoding multiple epidermal growth factor-like domains protein 10 isoform X1 — protein: MISTYGLWPSGTFVFFSILLIAQSLSCPTNCETCHNDNICERCVDGYYNGHLYVNQQYLEIKNCSLKCSENCEACTSNKTCTKCKPGFCIDTENITCQRRCNDINCESCASCDVCTRCFVWYYGKTCEQKCRDGCKDGLCNMENGHCSCRQNFQGKKCDMCVLGKYGYNCDKNCSTGCQANICDKQRGVCDHGCKQGYKRPYCNSCVDGFYLNGNTCENCPNTCLKCTSSNYCSMCKPGFWGYMCHHTCPETCKFCVSGTKCQKCIQGHYGPSCNDICPEGCESNICSKNDGHFRTCKPGYSGHLCDTCDVGFWGEYCNTSCSRGCLDDKCTKDTGTCIKACKHRFTGENCDSCVKGFHGKECSACPRNCEICTSNVLCSRCRSGYWGPRCSIRCPQNCDDKTCDKLNGSCTSCIEGFFGAQCETKCPETCATNTCNAEGTCFACNSGYFGANCSNVCPSNCEEKCQRRSGYCRSCIDGYFGNLCDRKCPENCLSCISETNCSYCKTGFKGTICEYECSNCKYGTKCRQHDGFCEKECADGLYDTMCDRTCSKECKTCARTSHFRCSSCIHGKYGKRSNNGETYLTCKLNCSAACFNNSCNEENGQCLHGCLQGRFWGSYCKSFCPRHCKNGKCSVDDGACSEGCEEGYFGRKCSWRCNVYDSYCSACLADENYQYEGCIMCNKGYYPTNGLIDQLKHKRCGPCSPNCSLNECNTTNGFCLHGCIMGLWGRECEKSCDLNCLSCNQTSGDCLKCTDGRYGIRCLENCSINCGRRNGVPVCIQNDGQCLNDCSKKTSYGTYCENECSKNCLNGECHWKTGHCILGCINGFHGKICDMPCSKNCVNNTCNRLGGDCSVGCQPGFEGTACTRVTSGINLSVIIGTGSALIVILIGITTTVICKCHKRMFYRNRTKPSLEMRERHRNINVDHVEIDNRNDMNSRPNVAAGSSKESGNLDNRNTEARVEYAYIPKTERFLTQVDSSEEVEIESYEDENLRGVEATQTTMFTIHDDGTYYNTAAVLKRRVPIDKLKEFVSKKTMDDFIKEFKELPVGLIKPYGISQTTENFKKNRYRGLYPYDKRRVVIRQNKDDYINASYIDGHNKKNAYIACMGPTTKHMGVDFAVFWEMIWQESVSIIVMLTNLKELGVPKCDKYWPDRGSQGLYGDVQVTCLSEDIMTDYTIRTFTVQKTQKRKLYQMHFTSWPDKGIPESVHSLTDFQNRVNNLNIVTSGPVVVHCSAGIGRTGTYIALDILTKEGRSEKYVDIFACARNMREDRVNMIQTADQYMFLHQSLVHVLTG